TGTGGGTGGTCTTCCTGATCCTGCTGCCGTGGCTCACCGCGCTGGTGTACCTGATCGCCCGGGGCAAGGGCATGTCCGAGCGGGCACAGGCGGCTGCGCTGGCGGCCAAGAAAGAGACCGACGACTACATCCGCCAGGCCGCGGGTCGGTCCCCGGCTCAGGAGATCGCCGACGCCAAGGCTCTGCTGGATGCCGGCACCATCAGCCAGGCCGAGTTCGACGGGCTGAAGGCCAAGGCACTGAGCTAAAACAGCGTGTACTGATCGCTTTCAGGTGCGGTGTCGACGAACTCCTCGATGTTCGCCCCGCCGACGACGTGGGCCAGCAGGCCCATGAACGTCTCGTCGTCGAGGATCGGCACCCCCACCTCCACGGCCTGGTAGCCCTTGCCCTGATCGGGTGCGGGCTCGTTGCAGAGGACCAGCGAGGTCTGCTGGTCCACCAGGTCCGTGTAGGCCAGCCCGGCGTGCAGGATGCGCTCGATGAGCTCCTCATGGGTGCGGGCCACCTCCGCCGACAGCGCCACCCGCATGCCCTGGACGAGTGGCCGCCCCGGCACGTAGATGCCGGGGTTGGCGTACTCGCACGGCAACCGCGAGGCCAGAACCTTCAGCGGCCGCAGCTCCTCATGGGTGACGTGACCGTTGGGCCAGCGGCGCCTGCTCACCTCCCGCAGCGGCAGCCAGACCTTGCGGTCGCGAGCCCGGGCCAAGGTGGGCTTGAGGATCTGCGCCAGCACCAGCGCGTCGTCGAGGGCATCGTGGGGCTTCATCTGGCTCACGCCCCAGTGCGCGGCCAGCGTCTCCAGCCGCAGGTTCTCGGTGCCCAGCGCCAGCCTGCGGGCCAACTCGACCGTGCACATCACGCTGTCGACCGGCAGTTCCGCGCCGACCAGTTCGGCCTCTGCGGCCAGGAAGCTGTAGTCGAAGCCCACGTTGTGGGCCACCAGCGTGCGTCCTCGCAGAATGTCGCTCACCTCGTCGACGACGTCTGCGAAGGTCGGCTGACCCTCCAGCATCTCGGCCGTCAGTCCGTGTACATGGGTGGGCCCGGGATCGACCCCAGGGTTCAGCAAGGAAGCCACACTGCGCTCGACATTGCCGTCATCACCGACGGCAAGGGCGGCGACGCTGACGATGCGGGCCTGCCCGGGCCGGAACCCGGTGGTCTCCACGTCGACGACGGCCCAGCCCGTGCCCGGCTCGGACGCCGGCCTGCCCCACGCGCTGCTCATAATCGCCAGGATGGCACGCGAGCCCGACAACCTCGGGCGGCACACACGCGTGTCGTGCCCCTAAAATCGCCGGAATGCTGACCCTTCGCGGGCGTGCCGCACTGGCCGCCGGATCAACCGCGCGCTGGGCGTCGCGGGTCACCGGACGCGGCGCGGGCGCGATGATCGGCGGGCTGGTGGCGATGACGCTAGACCGCTCGATCCTGCGTCAACTGGGCCAGGACCGCCGCAGCGTCGTCGTGACCGGCA
Above is a window of Mycolicibacterium boenickei DNA encoding:
- a CDS encoding SHOCT domain-containing protein; its protein translation is MDWGSTWDFLWHFLIIFAWIAYLLVLFQILTDLFWRDHKTSGWVKAVWVVFLILLPWLTALVYLIARGKGMSERAQAAALAAKKETDDYIRQAAGRSPAQEIADAKALLDAGTISQAEFDGLKAKALS
- a CDS encoding DEDDh family exonuclease; the encoded protein is MSSAWGRPASEPGTGWAVVDVETTGFRPGQARIVSVAALAVGDDGNVERSVASLLNPGVDPGPTHVHGLTAEMLEGQPTFADVVDEVSDILRGRTLVAHNVGFDYSFLAAEAELVGAELPVDSVMCTVELARRLALGTENLRLETLAAHWGVSQMKPHDALDDALVLAQILKPTLARARDRKVWLPLREVSRRRWPNGHVTHEELRPLKVLASRLPCEYANPGIYVPGRPLVQGMRVALSAEVARTHEELIERILHAGLAYTDLVDQQTSLVLCNEPAPDQGKGYQAVEVGVPILDDETFMGLLAHVVGGANIEEFVDTAPESDQYTLF